The following proteins are encoded in a genomic region of Zea mays cultivar B73 chromosome 9, Zm-B73-REFERENCE-NAM-5.0, whole genome shotgun sequence:
- the LOC103638138 gene encoding histone H1-like: protein MATVTEEVAPVVTVSEEPAPEAAKEVVEKPEEGKKPDEEGDERKKADPAAEKEKKADPAAEKEKKARKPRSRKPKSAGLHHPPYFEMIKEAILSQDGGKVGASPYAIAKHMGEKHRDVLPPNYRKVLAVQLRGFAAKGRLVKVKASFKLAAAEERKPSAAAKAKKKASAGMAKRKRAAAPAKMKPAAAASAPSREARKVRAKRARKVAPAPAQPKPKPARAAASGAGKKVNKASA, encoded by the exons ATGGCAACCGTAACTGAGGAAGTTGCTCCGGTCGTCACCGTCTCCGAGGAGCCGGCGCCGGAAGCGGCGAAGGAGGTGGTGGAGAAGCCGGAGGAGGGGAAGAAGCCCGACGAGGAGGGTGACGAGAGGAAGAAGGCCGACCCCGCCgccgagaaggagaagaaggccgACCCCGCCgccgagaaggagaagaaggcgaGGAAGCCGCGGAGCAGGAAGCCCAAGTCCGCCGGGCTGCACCACCCGCCCTATTTCGAG atgatcaaggaggcgatccTGTCGCAGGACGGCGGGAAGGTCGGGGCGAGCCCGTACGCGATCGCCAAGCACATGGGGGAGAAGCACCGGGACGTGCTCCCGCCCAATTACCGCAAGGTGCTGGCCGTGCAGCTGCGCGGCTTCGCCGCCAAGGGCCGCCTCGTCAAGGTCAAGGCCTCCTTCAAGCTCGCCGCCGCCGAGGAGAGGAAGCCCTCCGCGGCCGCGAAGGCGAAGAAGAAGGCGTCGGCGGGAATGGCCAAGCGCAAGAGGGCCGCCGCGCCGGCCAAGATGAAGCCGGCGGCCGCTGCCTCGGCGCCGTCGAGGGAGGCACGTAAGGTGCGCGCGAAGCGAGCGAGGAAGGTGGCCCCGGCGCCCGCGCAGCCCAAGCCCAAGCCAGCCCGCGCCGCCGCTTCCGGTGCCGGCAAGAAGGTCAACAAGGCCAGCGCCTGA